The Amycolatopsis sp. NBC_01480 genome segment CGCGACGAAGACGAGCGCCACGGTCGTGACGATGGACAGCCCCAGCAGCCCGAGCCCGACGGGCAGGGCCGAGCGCCGGATCCGCGCCACCAGGTCCGGCGGGATCGGCTGGTAGGACACCGGTTTGCGGGCGCGGGCCATCGTCGTCGTCCCCCCGGTCGTGCTTGGTCAACCCCGGCCCCGGCGCGTGCCGGGGCCAGGGCCTGCTGAACCTCAAACGCCGATCGGGTGCCAGACGGTCTTCGTCTCCAGGTACGGGCGCAGGCGCGAGAGGTCCGGCCGCACCGTCCAATCCGGTTCCGCGTCCGGAACAGTGAGGACCCGCTTCACCGTGCCCGCCGCCTCCTGGGCCAGCTTCACGCGGTCGGCGGGCGAGGCGCCGGTCGGGTCGAGGGCGTTGACGTCGCCGTGCGAGGCGAGCCAGGGGCCCAGCTCGGCGGCTTGGCCGGTGAGGATGTTCGCGACGCCGCCGGGCAGGTCGGACGTCGCCAGCACCTCCGAGAGGGTGATCGCGGGCAGCGGCCGCTCGGCGCTGGAGACGACCACGGCGGTGGAACCCGTGGCCAGCACCGGCGCGAGCACGCTCACCAGGCCCAGCAGTGAGGACTCCTGCGGCGCCAGCACACCCACCACACCCGTCGGTTCCGGGACGGAGAACGAGAAGTACGGCCCCGACACCGGGTTCGCCGAGCCGAGCACGGCCGCGATCTTGTCCGTCCAGCCCGCGTACCAGACCCAGCGGTCGATGGCAGTGTCCACAAGGGACTCGGCCTTGCGGTCGGACAGCCCCTCGGACGCGGCGACCTCGGCGGTGAACTGGCCGCGCCGGCCCTCCAGCATCTCGGCGACGCGGTAGAGGACCTGGCCCCGGTTGTACGCCGTGGCGCCGGACCAGCCGCCGAACGCCTTGCGCGCGGCCACCACCGCGTCCCGAGTGTCCTTGCGCGACGCGTGCGCCGCGTTGGCCAGGAACTTGCCCTTCGGGTCGGTGACCGGGTACACCCGGCCGGACTCCGAACGCGGGAACTTGCCGCCGATGTACAGCTTGTACGTCTTGGCAACGGAAATGCGCGACTCAGACATCGAGGTAAGCCTCCAGTCCCGCACGCCCGCCCTCGCGGCCGAACCCGGACTCCTGGTAACCGCCGAACGGCGCGGCGGGATCGAAGCGGTTGAAGGTGTTGGCCCAGACGACGCCGGCCCGCAGCTGGTTCGCCATCCACAGGATGCGCGAGCCCTTGTCGGTCCAGATCCCGGCCGAGAGCCCGTACGGGGTGTTGTTGGCCTTCGCCACGGCTTCTTGCGGCGTGCGGAACGTCAGCACCGACAGCACCGGCCCGAAGATCTCCTCGCGCGCGATCCGCATCGACTGGTGCACCTCGGAGAACACGGTGGGGGCGAAGAAGAAACCACGCTCCGGCACCGGGCAGGGGCTGGTCCAGCGCTGCGCGCCCTCGTCGTCGCCGGACTCCACCAGGCCGCGGATCTTGGCCAGCTGCTCGGCCGAGTTGATCGCGCCGATGTCGGTGTTCTTGTCCAGCGGGTCGCCCAGGCGCAGCGTGGAGACGCGGTACCGCAGCTTCTCCAGCACCTCCTCGGCCACCGACTCCTGCACCAGCAGCCGCGAGCCGGCGCAGCAGACGTGACCCTGGTTGAAGAAGATCCCGTTGACGATCCCCTCCACGGCCTGGTCCAGCGGCGCGTCGTCGAACACCACGTTCGCCGCCTTGCCGCCCAGCTCCAGGGTCAGCTTCTTGCGCGTGCCCGCGACGGTGCGCTGGATCAGCTTGCCGACCTCGGTCGAGCCGGTGAACGCGATCTTGTCGACGTCGGCGTGCTCCACAATGGACGCTCCGATGTCACCGGCGCCCGGCAGGATGTTGACCACGCCCGGCGGCAGCTCGGCCTGCTGGCAGATCTCGGCGAACACCAGCGCGGTCAGCGGCGTGGTTTCGGCCGGCTTCAGCACCACGGTGTTGCCGGTGGCCAGCGCCGGCGCGATCTTCCACGCCAGCATCAGCAGCGGGAAGTTCCACGGGATCACCTGGCCGGCCACGCCGAGCGCCTTCGGGTCCGGCCCGTAACCCGCGTAGTCGAGCTTGTCGGCCCAGCCCGCGTGGTAGAAGAAGTGCGCGGCGGCCGTCGGCACGTCGGAGTCGCGCGACTCCTTGATCGGCTTGCCGTTGTCCAGCGACTCCAGCACGGCCAGCTCGCGCGAGCGCTCCTGGATCAGCCGGGCGATGCGGAACAGGTACTTCGCCCGCTCGGTGCCCGGCATCTTCGACCAGACCGAGGTGTACGCCTTGCGCGCCGCCTTCACCGCGGTGTCCACATCGGACACCGACGCGGTGCCGACCTCCGCGAGGATCTCCTCGGTGGCCGGGTTGATCGTCTTGAGCGGCTCGCCGGAGCCGTCCACGAACTCCCCGCCGATGAACGGCCGGTAGTGGTCCTTGAGGTTGGCCAGCGCGCGCGACTCGGGCGCGGGGGCGTATTCGAAGATGCCCATGTCAGTCCACCGTCACGTAATCGGGGCCGCTGTAGTGGCCGTCCACCTGGGTGCGCCGCTGCAGCAGCAGGTCGTTGAGCAGGCTGGAGGCGCCGAACCGGAACAGGTCCGGGGTCAGCCACGCCTCGCCGGCCACCTCGTGTACCGCCACCAGGTACTTGATCGCGTCCTTGGTGGTCCGGATGCCACCCGCGGGCTTGACCCCGCGCAGCTCGCCGGTCTGCTCGTGCCAGTCGTGCACCGCCTGCAGCATCACGTGGGTGACGGGCAGTGTCGCGGCGGGGGAGACCTTGCCGGTGGAGGTCTTGATGAAGTCGCCGCCGGCCAGCAGCGCCAGCCAGGACGCGCGGCGGACGTTGTCGTACGTCGCCAGCTCGCCCGTTTCGAGGATCACCTTGAGGTGGGCCGGACCGCAGGCTGCCTTGATCGCGCGGATCTCGTCGAACACGCTCATGTAGCGGCCTTCGAGGAACGCGCCGCGGTCGATCACCATGTCGACCTCGTGCGCGCCCGCTTCCACGGCCAGGCGCGTGTCGGCCAGCTTCACCTCGCGGCTCGTGCGCCCGGCCGGGAAGCCGGTGGCGACGCTCGCCACGTGCACCCCGCTGCGGCCGAGCGCCTCGACGGCGGCTTCGACCATGTCCGGGTACACGCACACCGCGGCCACGCGCGGGCAGTCCTGCCGCTCCGGGTCCGGCCGCACGGCCTTGGCCGCGAGCCCGCGGACCTTGCCGCGGGTGTCGGCGCCCTCGAGCGTGGTCAGGTCGACCATGGAGATGGCGGTGTCGATCGCCCAGCGCTTGGCGTCCTTCTTGATGGAGCGGGTGGCCAGGCCCGCCGCGCGCTGCTCGACACCGACCTGGTCGACGCCGGGCAGCCCGTGGAGGAACCGCCGCAGGCTCGCCTCGTCGCGAGTCACGTCCGCCAGTGGCGCCGGGGTGGCCGGCGCCGCTGACGAGCTGGTGGTAGCTGTCATACCGGTGAGTGTAGGTGGGCCCCTCAGACCGCGGAGCGGAACAGCGGGGCGGGCGCCGCCGTCGCCGCCGGTGCCGAGGCCGGCGGCGGGGTGAAGGCGCAGAACTCGTTCACGAACGGGACCTGGCGCAGCAGCCTCTGGCGGGGGTTCGCGGTGATGTCCAGGGTCGCGACCGTGGTGATCTGCCGTGGTGAGGCGGCGTCCTTGAACGCCAGCGTGTTGTACCCGGCCACGTCGCCCGCGTGGCCCCACAGCGTGATCGGCGTGCCGCAGATCGGGGTGAGGTCGAAGCGCATCAGGCCGAGTCCGTAGGCGTAGCCCTGGTTGACGCCGGTGGGGGTGTCGACGGCGGGCACGGTCGTCTGCATCTCGGCCAGCTGCGCGGCCGGCAGCAGGCGGCCGCCGAGCAGGGCGGCGAGGAAGCGGTTGACGTCCGGGCCGCTGGAGACGAGCTGCCCGGCGCCGAGGTAACGCGAGTAGTTGTACGTCGTCATGTCGGTGATCGGGTGCGGCAGCGGGTACGCCTGCTCGTAGCCGTGCGCGGCGGGCCGCGGGAGGAACGGGAAGTCTCCGGGCAGGAAGGTGCTGTGCAGGCCCAGCGGGCGCGCGATCCGCTCGTCGAGCACCCGCGCCAGCGGCTTCCCGGTGACCTTCTCGACCAGCAGGCCGAGAATGTTGCTGTGCCGATAGATACCAAACCGACCGGAAGCAAGCATTTGCGGCGGCCGGTCGCCTTGCCCGGTCGGCTTACTTCCGGTCTTTTTGTTATGCGGTGTTCGAGTACGACCAGCCGGTGCCGGGCGCGAACAGCAGCGGCTGCGTGGTGCTCAGCCGCACCGACTCGGCCGGGTCGAAGTGCTCGAACCGCTCGGTGTCGAGTTCCGGCAGCGTCGCCCAGGTGTACGCGAGCGGCAGGTCGCGCGGCACGCCCGCGGTGTGCTGCAACAGCTCGTGCACGGTGATCGGCTGGGGGTAGGGCAGCAGGCCGGGCAGCCGTTGCTGCACCACGTCGTCCAGCGAAAGGCGGTGCTCGGCGACGAGCTGGAGCACCAGCGTCGCGGTGAAGGTCTTGGACACGCTGCCGACGCGGAACTGCCCCGACGGGTCCGGCTTGCCCGGCCGGTCGAGGTCGAGCCGGCCGCTGGACCCGCGCCAGTCCGGCGCCGCCGCGGCCATGCCCGGAATCCCGGCCGCGGTGGCCGCGTCCATGGCCGCCTGCCGGCGATCGACCGAGGCGTCGGCGGGCGCCGCGGTGACCAGCGCGGCGACGGTGACGGTGCTCAGCAGTGCGCGGAACAGGCGCATTTCTCATTCCCCCAGGAAGTTGAGTCAGCCCTCGAGTTGCTGGTGGTCCTGTTTGGCGGGCTTGCGGTAGACGACCACGCCGCCCCAGAAGGCGAGGCCGTTGATGGTGACGGTCGGCGCGGTCGGCGGCGCGGGCTGGGCGCCGGAGCGGTCCTCCAGGATGAAGCCGCCCATCAGGCCGATGCCGGTGACGTCCACGTTGATGTCGTCGGGCACGGTGATCTCGATGCCGCCCATGATCGCGACGGCGGTGATCGTCGAGTGCTTCTCCGAGAACCGGGCCGCGCGCAGGTCGATCTCGGTGCCGCCCCAGAACGCGACGCTGGTGTGCTGCGAGGGCAGCACCCAGCTGCCCTTGCGCTGGGCGCCGGACATCACGGCGACCGAAAGCGTCGAACCCGGGTGGCCGCCGACGCGGGTGTCCGGGAAGCCCAGCGCGCGGGTGGGGGCGGGCTGCAGCGCCGTGGACGTGCTGGAGATCGGCAGGTCGGCGGTCACCGGTTTCAGCTCGCCCATGGTCTTCGCCGCGTAGACCGAGGTCAGCCGCTCTTCGAGCTCCGCCATCGTGATGCGGCCCTCGGACAGCGCCTGGTGCAGCACCTGGGCGACCTGCTCGCGGTCGGCGTCGGACGCCCGCATCTGCTCGGGGCCGGGAATGTCTGGGTCTTGACTCACCCGGCGCAGCCTAGCCCCGGCCGGGCGCTCCCGGTGTCCGTCGAAGGATGGATAGGGGACCAGAATGGGCCGATGGCATCCGCACTGGTGGGGACTCTCGTGCTGCCGGACGGCGCCGAGCTGCGCGGCCGCGGCCTCGGCCGGCCCAAACCCGAAGGCCCGGACCCGGACTACGGCCTCTACCTCGGCTCGAACCGGCTGCGCCGCCGGCACGACGCCGGGCTCGGCTGGGACCACGACTGGATCCGCTGGCCGGACTTCCTGCTACCCCTGGACCGGTCCGACGCCCGCCGCCGGATTCTGGGGTTGCACTCCCGCGCGATGGCGGGCGAGGCCGTGGAAGTGGCGTGTCACGGCGGCGTCGGCCGGACCGGCACGGTGCTGGCCTGCCTGGCCACGGTGTCCGGCCTGGCCCCGGACGAGGCCGTCGCGTGGGTGCGGGAGAACCATCACCACCGCGCCGTGGAGACGGCCTGGCAACGGCGTTGGGTGCGCTGGTTCGCGGAGACAAGCTCGTGAGTGGCGATGACGGTTAGAACCGGCATGAACACTCACGAGTCCGGTCTGCCAGCTAAGTTGTGCGGCATGGATGTGCACGTCGTCGATCACCCGCTGGCCAAGGCCCGCCTCTCCACGATGCGCGACGCGCGCACGGACAGCGCCGCGTTCCGGGCCGCGCTGCACGAGCTGACCGTGATGCTCGTGTACGAAGCCACGCGCAACGCCCCGGTGCGCACGGAGCGGATCCACACGCCGGTCGCGCGCACGGAGGCGTTCCGGCTGGCGAGCCCGCCGCTGCTGGTTCCGGTGCTGCGCGCGGGACTCGGCATGGCCGACGAGGCGCACCGGCTGATCCCCGACGCGCAGATGGGCTTTGTCGGCCTGGCGCGCAACGAGGAGACCCTCAAGCCGACGCCGTACCTGGAGTCGCTGCCGGAGTCGCTCGCCGACCGGCCCGTGCTGGTCCTCGACCCGATGCTGGCCACCGGCGGCTCGATGGAGTACACCATCCGCCTGCTCACCGACCGCGGCGCCACAGACGTCACCGCCATCTGCGCGCTGGCCGCGCCGGAGGGCCTGGCGCACCTGGAGCAGACCGGCCTCCCGGTCCGCGTGGTCACCGCGAGCATCGACGAGCGGCTCAACGATTCGGGCTTCATCGTGCCCGGCCTCGGCGACGCGGGGGACCGGCAGTACGGCGCCGTCTGAGCTCAAGTTGTTCTGAGCCAGCCCGAGGCGTAGGCGCGCAACACCTGTTCGTACGCGCCGCTCACGCTGAACTCCTCGGGCAGGTTCCCGGACAGCTCAAGGGAGACCAGGCCGTGGACCACTCCCCACGCGCCGATCGTGATCACCGACGGCTCGACGTCCGCGAACTGGCCGGACGCCACGCCGTCGGCGGCGATCTCCTCCAGCGGCCGCAGCGTGGCGCGGGCGAAGCGGTCGGCCTCGTCGTTGGGCTCGAAGCCGGGCACGGAGCGGGTGAACATGATCGCGTACAGATGCGGGTCGGCCAGCGCGCTGACGCGGTAGGCGACGCCGAGGCGGACCAGGTCCTCCACGGCGTCGCCGGTGCGCTCGACCGCCCTCAGCCGCTCGCCGAACCGGCGGAAGCCCTCCACATACAGGGCGTTGACCAGGTCGGGCTTGCTGCCGAA includes the following:
- a CDS encoding DUF1707 SHOCT-like domain-containing protein codes for the protein MRASDADREQVAQVLHQALSEGRITMAELEERLTSVYAAKTMGELKPVTADLPISSTSTALQPAPTRALGFPDTRVGGHPGSTLSVAVMSGAQRKGSWVLPSQHTSVAFWGGTEIDLRAARFSEKHSTITAVAIMGGIEITVPDDINVDVTGIGLMGGFILEDRSGAQPAPPTAPTVTINGLAFWGGVVVYRKPAKQDHQQLEG
- a CDS encoding TetR/AcrR family transcriptional regulator, translated to MPRPRTHDEALRLKLLDRAGELISADGPRALSLRKLAADAGTSTTAVYSLFGSKPDLVNALYVEGFRRFGERLRAVERTGDAVEDLVRLGVAYRVSALADPHLYAIMFTRSVPGFEPNDEADRFARATLRPLEEIAADGVASGQFADVEPSVITIGAWGVVHGLVSLELSGNLPEEFSVSGAYEQVLRAYASGWLRTT
- the upp gene encoding uracil phosphoribosyltransferase; this encodes MDVHVVDHPLAKARLSTMRDARTDSAAFRAALHELTVMLVYEATRNAPVRTERIHTPVARTEAFRLASPPLLVPVLRAGLGMADEAHRLIPDAQMGFVGLARNEETLKPTPYLESLPESLADRPVLVLDPMLATGGSMEYTIRLLTDRGATDVTAICALAAPEGLAHLEQTGLPVRVVTASIDERLNDSGFIVPGLGDAGDRQYGAV
- a CDS encoding protein-tyrosine phosphatase family protein encodes the protein MASALVGTLVLPDGAELRGRGLGRPKPEGPDPDYGLYLGSNRLRRRHDAGLGWDHDWIRWPDFLLPLDRSDARRRILGLHSRAMAGEAVEVACHGGVGRTGTVLACLATVSGLAPDEAVAWVRENHHHRAVETAWQRRWVRWFAETSS
- a CDS encoding aldehyde dehydrogenase family protein, which translates into the protein MSESRISVAKTYKLYIGGKFPRSESGRVYPVTDPKGKFLANAAHASRKDTRDAVVAARKAFGGWSGATAYNRGQVLYRVAEMLEGRRGQFTAEVAASEGLSDRKAESLVDTAIDRWVWYAGWTDKIAAVLGSANPVSGPYFSFSVPEPTGVVGVLAPQESSLLGLVSVLAPVLATGSTAVVVSSAERPLPAITLSEVLATSDLPGGVANILTGQAAELGPWLASHGDVNALDPTGASPADRVKLAQEAAGTVKRVLTVPDAEPDWTVRPDLSRLRPYLETKTVWHPIGV
- a CDS encoding serine hydrolase domain-containing protein gives rise to the protein MRLFRALLSTVTVAALVTAAPADASVDRRQAAMDAATAAGIPGMAAAAPDWRGSSGRLDLDRPGKPDPSGQFRVGSVSKTFTATLVLQLVAEHRLSLDDVVQQRLPGLLPYPQPITVHELLQHTAGVPRDLPLAYTWATLPELDTERFEHFDPAESVRLSTTQPLLFAPGTGWSYSNTA
- a CDS encoding serine hydrolase domain-containing protein, which encodes MLASGRFGIYRHSNILGLLVEKVTGKPLARVLDERIARPLGLHSTFLPGDFPFLPRPAAHGYEQAYPLPHPITDMTTYNYSRYLGAGQLVSSGPDVNRFLAALLGGRLLPAAQLAEMQTTVPAVDTPTGVNQGYAYGLGLMRFDLTPICGTPITLWGHAGDVAGYNTLAFKDAASPRQITTVATLDITANPRQRLLRQVPFVNEFCAFTPPPASAPAATAAPAPLFRSAV
- a CDS encoding aldehyde dehydrogenase family protein, with protein sequence MGIFEYAPAPESRALANLKDHYRPFIGGEFVDGSGEPLKTINPATEEILAEVGTASVSDVDTAVKAARKAYTSVWSKMPGTERAKYLFRIARLIQERSRELAVLESLDNGKPIKESRDSDVPTAAAHFFYHAGWADKLDYAGYGPDPKALGVAGQVIPWNFPLLMLAWKIAPALATGNTVVLKPAETTPLTALVFAEICQQAELPPGVVNILPGAGDIGASIVEHADVDKIAFTGSTEVGKLIQRTVAGTRKKLTLELGGKAANVVFDDAPLDQAVEGIVNGIFFNQGHVCCAGSRLLVQESVAEEVLEKLRYRVSTLRLGDPLDKNTDIGAINSAEQLAKIRGLVESGDDEGAQRWTSPCPVPERGFFFAPTVFSEVHQSMRIAREEIFGPVLSVLTFRTPQEAVAKANNTPYGLSAGIWTDKGSRILWMANQLRAGVVWANTFNRFDPAAPFGGYQESGFGREGGRAGLEAYLDV
- the deoC gene encoding deoxyribose-phosphate aldolase: MTATTSSSAAPATPAPLADVTRDEASLRRFLHGLPGVDQVGVEQRAAGLATRSIKKDAKRWAIDTAISMVDLTTLEGADTRGKVRGLAAKAVRPDPERQDCPRVAAVCVYPDMVEAAVEALGRSGVHVASVATGFPAGRTSREVKLADTRLAVEAGAHEVDMVIDRGAFLEGRYMSVFDEIRAIKAACGPAHLKVILETGELATYDNVRRASWLALLAGGDFIKTSTGKVSPAATLPVTHVMLQAVHDWHEQTGELRGVKPAGGIRTTKDAIKYLVAVHEVAGEAWLTPDLFRFGASSLLNDLLLQRRTQVDGHYSGPDYVTVD